One segment of Chelmon rostratus isolate fCheRos1 chromosome 17, fCheRos1.pri, whole genome shotgun sequence DNA contains the following:
- the LOC121620826 gene encoding putative uncharacterized protein DDB_G0268364 — translation MENLTSALKTLNKNSGNNLNCLETFNGYEESPSAQGSPTRLGRLIKPKPNITCRRKREFISDEKKDASYWEKRRKNNEAAKRSREKRRLNDMVLENRVIALNDENVRLKTELLQLKLRFGLITTASYIEKSQQIGGGNNAGNGGSSSSSTQYYSSGYSSSSQVMMNSDSSETEQSGRSEGHRQLVKYSPRGSLSDMSDGSSRDSPEPIPFEIKQEGDRLEMDIASGTTTQIMFNIHRGLASVPTHHQIQQHSQELEAAYHSQQQQQHHHHLHQQQQPHQEPVAAINTVSQPAPHPPAAQRSVILYGSSSASYPVDTLARPQDSDPQTAPKQSSGSSRLSQSITESSTETLAEVTKQLERKTLDSPPYELADSRNEAGERQVYRVCHLPQQNLQQEQQQQHQQESDLSAELLHKQMEGVNHSHLYHHLQQPHHSYLSAQDEEPPVLTYEGGPRSEPYYQGQSGSSSKDTSSSDGDPRSSDKDASTDDDESPSSSCSDMGSYHNQHLTGVHQPASPLPSSQACPQAQVRDPQGEVKGTALPHKLRLKHRAMSTGSSGNCSGQESPTTPPSATPPPLPQHPYLSLMPQQNIKGESPGGVCKQTASGEGVRKESAKKETGGRRNKRRD, via the coding sequence ATGGAAAATCTGACTTCAGCTctcaaaacattaaacaaaaacTCAGGGAATAACCTAAACTGCCTTGAGACCTTCAATGGATATGAAGAGTCTCCATCTGCACAAGGGAGTCCAACTCGCCTGGGGCGCCTCATCAAGCCCAAACCCAATATCACCTGCAGGCGAAAGCGTGAGTTCATCTCTGATgagaagaaggacgcctcctATTGGGAGAAACGCCGCAAAAACAATGAGGCCGCCAAGCGTTCCCGGGAGAAGCGACGTCTCAATGATATGGTTTTGGAGAACCGTGTCATTGCACTGAATGATGAGAATGTGAGGCTCAAGACAGAGCTGCTCCAGCTGAAGCTGCGCTTTGGCCTCATAACCACTGCCTCCTACATTGAAAAGAGCCAGCAGATTGGTGGAGGCAACAACGCGGGAAATGGAggatcatcctcctcttctacTCAGTACTACTCCAGTGGCTACTCGAGCAGCTCTCAGGTGATGATGAACTCTGATTCTTCAGAAACAGAGCAGTCGGGACGCAGCGAGGGCCACAGGCAGCTGGTGAAATACTCCCCACGTGGCTCCCTCTCTGACATGTCCGATGGCTCCTCCAGGGACAGCCCTGAGCCCATTCCTTTTGAGATCAAACAGGAAGGTGACAGGCTGGAGATGGACATAGCCAGTGGCACCACCACTCAGATCATGTTCAACATCCACCGTGGTCTGGCCTCTGTGCCCACTCACCACCAGATCCAGCAGCAttctcaggagctggaggctgcCTATcacagccaacagcagcagcagcaccaccaccaccttcaccaacaacaacaaccccaTCAAGAGCCTGTGGCTGCCATCAACACTGTCAGCCAGCCTGCCCCTCACCCACCTGCTGCCCAGAGGAGCGTCATTCTGTATGGCTCCAGCAGTGCCTCCTATCCTGTGGACACCCTGGCGAGGCCCCAGGACAGCGATCCGCAGACAGCCCCGAAGcagagcagcggcagcagccgACTGTCCCAGTCAATTACAGAGAGCTCCACGGAGACGCTGGCTGAGGTGACAaaacagctggagaggaagacaTTAGACTCCCCGCCATATGAGCTCGCAGACAGCCGTAACGAGGCTGGAGAAAGACAGGTGTACAGAGTTTGCCACCTTCCACAGCAAAACCTgcaacaggagcagcagcagcagcaccagcaagAGAGCGATTTGTCTGCAGAGCTCCTCCACAAACAAATGGAGGGGGTCAACCACTCCCACCTGTATCATCATCTCCAGCAGCCCCATCATTCGTACCTCAGTGCCCAAGATGAGGAGCCACCGGTGCTTACCTACGAGGGCGGGCCCAGGAGCGAGCCTTACTACCAAGGCCAATCAGGCTCCTCTAGCAAAGACACTTCATCCAGTGATGGAGATCCCCGCAGCTCTGATAAAGATGCCTCCACGGATGATGACGAGTCCCCCTCCTCATCCTGCTCAGATATGGGCAGCTACCACAACCAACACCTTACTGGTGTCCACCAGCCTGCCTCACCTCTGCCCTCCTCCCAGGCCTGCCCTCAGGCCCAGGTCCGGGATCCCCAGGGGGAGGTGAAGGGCACAGCGTTGCCTCACAAACTCAGACTCAAACACCGGGCCATGAGCACCGGGAGCAGCGGCAACTGCTCCGGCCAGGAGTCCCCCACAACCCCTCCCTCTGCCACACCACCTCCCCTGCCCCAGCATCCCTACTTGTCCCTCATGCCACAGCAGAACATTAAGGGAGAGAGCCCAGGTGGGGTCTGCAAACAGACGGCCTCAGGGGAGGGGGTCAGGAAGGAAAGCGCGAAAAAGGAGACAGGTGGACGACGAAACAAGAGGAGAGATTAG